A single Arcobacter sp. FWKO B DNA region contains:
- a CDS encoding diguanylate cyclase, producing the protein MAKILIVEDSQTILARLSDAIIKTLKYDVIQASSFEDAKNRLNKYKDIDMALLDLGLPDAKDEEIVDFVQKFNIPIVVLTGSDNDKTKELISKKDILAYIIKDRSYAVEYAINIVKRFIKNKKTHILIVDDSKTFGAQLANLCQKYNLLVSIATSGKEALEILSKNIDIKLVFVDFIMPNMNGLELTTEIRKTHSKDDLAIIALSGNNEKEVVTQFLKYGANDFISKDFANEELIARLNNSLEILELFETSRDLANKDFLTDLFNRRYFFNTCNILYEKAKKEKQNICVALIDIDNFKVINDTHGHEVGDFVLKHLSKLLKTKLNDNIMVSRFGGEEFCLFFDNFSEIDSLKELEQLRIAVNNGFVTVNEDTKIKYTFSCGISSNVGDSLDSMINYADISLYQAKTNGKNQIQIYKEDKKC; encoded by the coding sequence ATGGCAAAAATTCTTATAGTTGAAGATTCTCAAACTATTCTTGCAAGACTTAGTGATGCTATTATTAAAACACTAAAATATGATGTTATACAAGCTTCATCTTTTGAAGATGCTAAAAACAGACTAAACAAATACAAAGATATAGATATGGCTCTTCTTGATCTTGGTTTACCTGATGCAAAAGATGAAGAGATTGTAGATTTTGTTCAAAAATTTAATATTCCTATAGTTGTACTCACAGGAAGTGATAATGACAAAACAAAAGAATTAATATCAAAGAAAGATATTTTGGCTTATATCATAAAAGATAGGAGTTATGCTGTAGAATATGCTATTAATATAGTTAAAAGATTTATAAAAAATAAAAAAACCCATATTTTAATAGTAGATGATAGTAAAACATTTGGAGCACAATTAGCTAACTTGTGTCAAAAATATAATCTTTTAGTATCTATCGCCACAAGTGGGAAGGAAGCTTTAGAAATTCTTTCTAAGAATATAGATATTAAATTAGTGTTTGTAGATTTTATTATGCCAAATATGAATGGTTTAGAGCTAACTACTGAAATCAGAAAAACTCACTCAAAAGATGATCTGGCAATTATAGCATTAAGTGGAAATAATGAGAAAGAAGTTGTTACACAATTTCTTAAATATGGTGCAAATGATTTTATTTCAAAAGATTTTGCAAACGAAGAATTAATAGCAAGATTAAATAATTCATTAGAAATTCTAGAACTATTTGAGACGAGTAGGGATTTGGCAAATAAGGATTTTTTAACAGATTTATTTAATAGGAGATATTTTTTTAATACTTGTAATATACTTTATGAAAAAGCTAAAAAAGAAAAACAAAATATTTGCGTTGCTTTAATAGATATAGATAATTTTAAAGTAATTAACGATACACATGGTCATGAAGTAGGAGACTTTGTGTTGAAACATTTATCTAAGTTACTAAAAACTAAACTCAATGATAACATCATGGTATCAAGATTTGGTGGAGAAGAGTTTTGTTTATTTTTCGACAACTTCTCTGAAATTGACTCACTCAAAGAACTTGAACAATTAAGAATTGCTGTAAATAATGGATTTGTTACAGTTAATGAAGATACGAAAATCAAGTATACTTTTTCTTGTGGAATAAGTTCTAATGTTGGTGACAGTTTAGATAGTATGATTAACTATGCAGATATTTCATTGTATCAGGCAAAAACTAATGGTAAAAACCAAATTCAAATTTATAAAGAGGATAAAAAATGTTAA
- a CDS encoding methyl-accepting chemotaxis protein — MLNEMKTKNKLLLNMMIAQVGFIGIGIGGLVSQSSTLIIVLNIVFGIILAITSYIFANSITSGMEEFEKGFDRLLAFMNLKQNKYIPINSRKKDELGNLMRRLDATALELDTKIKEDMKVLGEIVITMDKVEQGIYSCRIKANSSNPMISTLRKTINKMLDEADQNMKNLVKTLEFYSQDDFRLQVPINPKLKGEMLIVLKSVNSLGNTLTKNAQRDLKNGQTLENNANSMAASVANVAQKANEQAASLEETAAAVEEITSITRNNADNAQKMATLGNTVKSAVSKGQGLATQTASSMDQINKEVNAINEAIAVIDQIAFQTNILSLNAAVEAATAGEAGKGFAVVAGEVRNLASRSAEAAKEIKAIVETATTKANEGKSISDEMIKGYEDLNTHISQTIKIIEDVSNASKEQMLGIEQINDAVTMLDRVTQENASEANNVASIANETLAMAETLVSDAKSKKF; from the coding sequence ATGTTAAATGAAATGAAAACTAAAAACAAACTATTATTAAATATGATGATAGCTCAAGTAGGTTTTATAGGTATTGGTATAGGTGGACTTGTGTCACAAAGTAGTACTTTAATCATTGTGTTAAATATAGTATTTGGTATAATTCTTGCTATAACTAGTTATATATTTGCTAATTCTATAACAAGTGGCATGGAAGAGTTTGAAAAAGGTTTTGATAGGCTATTAGCTTTTATGAACCTTAAGCAAAATAAATATATACCAATAAACTCAAGAAAGAAAGATGAACTTGGAAATCTTATGAGAAGACTTGATGCTACAGCATTAGAACTTGACACAAAAATCAAAGAAGATATGAAAGTTCTTGGTGAAATAGTTATAACTATGGATAAAGTTGAACAAGGTATTTATAGCTGTAGAATCAAAGCAAATTCATCAAATCCAATGATAAGTACACTTAGAAAAACTATAAACAAAATGCTTGATGAAGCAGATCAAAATATGAAAAACTTGGTAAAAACTTTGGAATTTTATTCACAAGATGATTTTAGATTACAAGTTCCAATTAATCCTAAACTAAAAGGAGAAATGTTAATAGTTCTAAAAAGTGTCAATTCTCTTGGTAATACATTGACAAAAAATGCACAAAGAGACTTAAAAAATGGACAAACCTTAGAGAACAATGCCAATTCAATGGCTGCATCAGTTGCTAATGTTGCACAAAAAGCAAACGAACAAGCTGCAAGTTTAGAAGAAACTGCTGCTGCTGTTGAGGAGATTACAAGTATTACAAGAAATAATGCTGATAATGCTCAAAAAATGGCAACACTTGGAAATACTGTAAAAAGTGCTGTGTCAAAAGGTCAAGGGTTAGCAACACAAACAGCAAGCTCTATGGATCAAATTAATAAAGAAGTAAATGCTATAAATGAAGCAATAGCAGTAATTGACCAAATAGCATTTCAAACTAATATCTTAAGTCTAAATGCTGCGGTTGAGGCTGCAACTGCAGGGGAAGCTGGAAAAGGATTTGCTGTTGTTGCTGGAGAGGTAAGAAATCTTGCTTCAAGAAGTGCTGAAGCAGCAAAAGAGATAAAAGCTATTGTTGAAACAGCAACGACAAAAGCAAATGAAGGTAAAAGTATTAGTGATGAAATGATAAAAGGGTATGAAGATCTAAATACTCATATTTCACAAACTATCAAAATAATAGAAGATGTAAGTAATGCTAGTAAAGAACAAATGCTTGGTATTGAACAAATAAATGATGCTGTAACAATGCTTGATCGTGTAACACAAGAAAATGCGAGTGAAGCAAATAATGTTGCTTCAATTGCAAATGAAACACTTGCTATGGCTGAAACATTAGTAAGCGATGCAAAAAGTAAGAAATTTTAA
- a CDS encoding PAS domain-containing protein — MSKETILDDYAFLVSETDEKGIIRFANDDFCKIAEYSLDEMMGKPHNMVRHPDMPKAAFKDLWETVKKGNVWTGYVKNATKSGGYYWVYATVYPFESCDGSKGYMSCRRKASREEIDQHDKLYKDLKAKE, encoded by the coding sequence ATGTCAAAAGAAACAATACTCGATGATTATGCATTTTTGGTTAGTGAAACAGATGAAAAAGGGATAATAAGATTTGCAAATGATGATTTTTGTAAAATAGCTGAATATTCTCTTGATGAAATGATGGGAAAGCCTCATAATATGGTAAGACACCCTGATATGCCAAAGGCTGCATTCAAAGATCTTTGGGAAACAGTAAAAAAAGGTAATGTTTGGACAGGTTATGTAAAAAATGCTACCAAAAGTGGTGGTTATTACTGGGTTTATGCAACTGTTTATCCTTTTGAAAGCTGTGATGGTAGCAAAGGTTATATGAGCTGTAGAAGAAAGGCTAGTCGTGAAGAAATTGATCAACATGACAAATTATACAAAGATTTAAAAGCTAAAGAGTAG
- a CDS encoding hydrogenase-4 component G: MKLDSSVAGVGINAYKQNLGDLKESGSKKEEKSVEEQIKDSAYAVTLSMNAQIVLFSMNAADMTKGSSLIQSGLSGRGDVLDFLSGNKTDSGMSLANIGYHGKPITKLSVNEANDLLGENGFFGVKQTSDRVANFVFNFAGDDIELLKKGREGVVKGFEEALKMFGGELPAISYQTQERTLSLIDDRINALTQ, translated from the coding sequence ATGAAGCTAGATTCAAGTGTGGCTGGTGTAGGGATAAATGCATATAAACAAAATCTTGGTGATTTAAAAGAGAGTGGCTCTAAAAAAGAAGAAAAAAGTGTAGAAGAACAGATCAAAGACTCTGCATATGCAGTTACTTTGTCAATGAATGCACAAATAGTGTTATTTAGTATGAATGCTGCTGATATGACAAAGGGTAGTTCTTTGATACAATCTGGTTTGAGTGGACGGGGAGATGTATTAGACTTTTTATCTGGAAATAAAACAGATAGTGGAATGAGTTTGGCAAATATTGGCTATCATGGAAAGCCAATTACAAAACTTTCTGTTAATGAGGCAAATGATCTTCTTGGAGAGAATGGTTTTTTTGGAGTTAAACAAACATCTGATAGAGTAGCAAATTTTGTATTTAATTTCGCAGGTGATGATATAGAGTTGTTAAAAAAGGGTAGGGAAGGTGTTGTTAAAGGTTTTGAAGAAGCTTTAAAAATGTTTGGTGGAGAACTTCCTGCAATATCATATCAAACTCAAGAAAGGACATTATCTTTAATTGATGATAGAATTAATGCTTTAACCCAGTAA
- a CDS encoding transporter substrate-binding domain-containing protein — translation MFKKFSLFIVFLIQACFADSLMIALSNSELEYLDNRAVVTMCVDPDWEPFEKINEKGEYVGIAADLIRLVSKKTGLNIQVIQTKSWEETLEYSKDYKCDLLSFVNQTPARDEWLIFTEPIFSDPNVFITREEHSYIENPKKLQNESIAIPEGTSMIERFRKEFSNMTVIPVSSEEEALKMVSEKKVDMTIRSLIISAYTIKKEGLFNLKIAGQPDDYVNHLRIGVRKDEPILRDILNKGILDISQNERDDIVNKYVTIVIKKGIDKELLFYIGYVFLLFFIVFCLVLLWNYLLRKKVKQEVEKNVQQTNLLYQHSKQAEIGNLIANISHQWREPLSKIGAINMYNIYQLSMGKEIDKNQLLKDCKNIESTISFMSETMQNFLDFYKPSKESIDFNIYSSIKSAISIIEEKINKYNIEIEFDIQKDDLSIYGIKNEWIQVWLNILNNSISAMIAKKIENPKIVISINDNLVSFLDNAGGFDNIDEVNIGNNSGLGLKMCRQILAKYNSTIDFANKEQGAITIVRYTKEKLL, via the coding sequence GTGTTTAAAAAATTTAGTTTGTTTATTGTTTTTTTGATTCAAGCTTGTTTTGCTGATAGTCTGATGATAGCTTTGAGTAATAGTGAGCTTGAATATTTAGATAATAGAGCAGTTGTTACTATGTGTGTAGATCCTGATTGGGAACCTTTTGAAAAAATAAATGAAAAAGGGGAATATGTAGGAATAGCAGCAGATTTAATAAGACTGGTTTCTAAAAAAACAGGACTAAATATCCAAGTGATTCAGACAAAGAGTTGGGAGGAGACTTTAGAATATTCAAAAGATTATAAATGTGATTTACTTAGTTTTGTAAATCAAACCCCAGCAAGAGATGAGTGGCTAATATTCACAGAGCCAATTTTTAGTGATCCAAATGTTTTTATAACACGAGAAGAACACTCTTATATTGAAAATCCAAAAAAATTACAAAATGAATCCATAGCAATACCTGAAGGCACTTCTATGATAGAACGCTTTAGAAAAGAGTTTTCTAATATGACGGTAATTCCTGTTAGTAGTGAAGAAGAAGCTTTGAAAATGGTATCAGAAAAGAAAGTTGATATGACTATAAGATCATTAATTATTTCAGCATATACTATTAAAAAAGAGGGACTTTTCAATTTAAAAATAGCTGGACAACCTGATGATTATGTCAATCATTTAAGAATTGGCGTAAGAAAAGATGAGCCAATTTTAAGGGATATTCTAAATAAAGGTATTTTAGATATTTCACAAAATGAAAGAGATGATATAGTAAATAAATATGTAACTATCGTCATCAAAAAAGGGATAGATAAAGAACTCTTATTTTATATTGGATATGTTTTTTTATTGTTTTTTATTGTTTTTTGTTTGGTGTTATTATGGAATTATTTATTGCGAAAAAAAGTAAAACAAGAAGTAGAAAAAAATGTACAACAAACAAATCTTTTATATCAACACTCAAAACAAGCTGAAATAGGCAATTTGATTGCTAATATATCTCATCAATGGCGTGAACCACTTTCTAAAATAGGTGCTATAAATATGTATAATATATATCAACTTTCGATGGGAAAGGAGATAGATAAAAATCAACTACTAAAAGATTGTAAAAATATAGAATCTACTATATCTTTTATGTCTGAAACAATGCAGAACTTTTTGGATTTTTATAAGCCTTCAAAAGAGAGTATTGATTTTAATATATACAGTAGCATAAAATCGGCTATTTCGATTATAGAAGAAAAAATCAATAAGTATAATATTGAAATAGAATTCGATATTCAAAAAGATGATTTAAGTATATATGGTATAAAAAATGAGTGGATTCAGGTTTGGTTGAATATCTTAAATAATTCTATAAGTGCAATGATTGCTAAAAAAATTGAGAATCCTAAAATAGTAATATCCATAAATGATAACTTAGTTTCTTTTTTAGACAATGCTGGAGGATTTGACAATATTGATGAGGTAAATATTGGTAATAATAGTGGTTTGGGGCTAAAAATGTGTAGACAAATTTTAGCTAAATATAACTCAACTATTGACTTTGCAAATAAGGAACAAGGAGCTATAACTATTGTAAGGTATACTAAAGAGAAGTTGTTATAA
- a CDS encoding response regulator, whose product MQKNNQNISEKGLLKRLTVLYVEDDENIRVELSSLLKNFFGELYTAQDGEDGYNTFINNQDKIDVILSDINMPKLSGIEMMKQIRQLNSHIPVIFATAYSDSAFLTEAIKIKVYDYIVKPINIRNLLGIFQELASSIYQKFLIEQQKLDLQRYKAVIDANNIVIKTDLDGKILYVNEHFSDTSGYSDEDYDAISFKDLLHKDVDSGLYSEIFSTLKSGNSWQGNLKSRTKFDDEYIVETYAIPDTTQSSEVVGAIFVQKDITAQINQKREIQSALMKAKSKVFLEGKETIAELNAIINDQAKQINQLSTYLKQSELDKARLINLQNKHQQEIKIINNELIELRNQPKPTDFQASSLLKLNKDNMDLKNTIRKLEIEKAKLTKDLEKDIFREKITLEVMVDDLEHELAECREKLAMFSDKGALEETIEYYQTKSKNDDKKLQLLEAKILRLCDKDLAKQIFAEDRKEEREV is encoded by the coding sequence ATGCAAAAAAATAATCAAAACATATCAGAAAAAGGGTTACTAAAAAGACTGACTGTTTTATATGTTGAAGATGATGAAAATATCAGAGTAGAGTTGTCTTCTTTACTAAAAAACTTTTTTGGGGAACTGTATACTGCACAAGATGGAGAAGATGGTTATAATACTTTTATAAATAATCAAGATAAAATTGATGTAATATTAAGTGATATCAATATGCCTAAACTCTCTGGTATAGAGATGATGAAACAAATCCGTCAACTAAATTCTCACATCCCAGTTATTTTTGCAACAGCTTACTCAGACAGTGCATTTTTGACAGAAGCTATTAAAATCAAAGTATATGATTATATTGTTAAACCTATAAATATCAGAAACTTATTAGGTATTTTTCAAGAACTAGCATCTAGTATTTACCAAAAATTTCTAATCGAACAACAAAAACTTGACCTTCAAAGATACAAAGCTGTAATTGATGCAAATAATATTGTAATAAAAACTGATTTAGATGGCAAAATATTATATGTAAATGAGCATTTCAGTGACACTAGTGGATATAGTGATGAAGATTATGACGCTATATCTTTTAAAGACTTATTGCATAAAGATGTAGATTCAGGTTTATATTCTGAAATATTTAGCACACTAAAATCTGGAAACTCATGGCAAGGTAATCTAAAAAGTAGAACAAAATTTGATGATGAGTATATTGTAGAAACTTATGCAATCCCAGATACTACTCAAAGTAGTGAAGTAGTAGGTGCAATTTTTGTTCAAAAAGATATAACGGCTCAAATAAACCAAAAAAGAGAAATTCAATCAGCACTTATGAAAGCAAAGAGCAAAGTGTTTTTAGAGGGGAAAGAAACAATTGCTGAGTTAAATGCAATTATTAATGACCAAGCAAAACAAATCAATCAACTATCTACATATCTTAAACAATCAGAACTTGATAAAGCTAGACTAATCAATTTACAAAATAAACATCAGCAGGAAATAAAAATTATTAATAACGAACTAATTGAACTACGAAATCAACCAAAACCGACTGATTTCCAAGCATCTTCATTACTTAAACTTAACAAAGATAATATGGATTTGAAAAACACAATTAGAAAACTAGAAATCGAAAAAGCAAAATTAACAAAAGATTTAGAAAAAGATATTTTCAGAGAAAAAATTACACTAGAAGTTATGGTTGATGATTTGGAACATGAATTAGCTGAGTGTAGAGAAAAATTAGCAATGTTTAGCGATAAAGGTGCATTAGAAGAGACAATTGAGTATTATCAAACCAAATCAAAAAATGATGACAAAAAATTACAACTTCTTGAAGCAAAAATCCTACGCCTTTGTGATAAAGATTTAGCAAAACAAATCTTTGCAGAAGATCGCAAAGAAGAAAGAGAAGTTTAA
- a CDS encoding response regulator, which yields MHDKIAKLRELKLLFVEDEEDLTSIISDTLKKLGANFLIAKNGKEGLEIFQNNPDIDVVITDINMPIMNGLDMITEIKKISNVEVVIMSAHTESEYIDRSKALGVEHYLLKPFDFLKFIDLVVSLEKK from the coding sequence ATGCATGATAAAATAGCAAAATTAAGGGAATTAAAACTTTTATTTGTTGAAGATGAAGAGGATTTGACATCCATTATATCTGATACACTGAAAAAGTTAGGTGCTAATTTTTTGATTGCCAAAAATGGTAAAGAAGGGCTTGAAATATTTCAAAACAATCCAGATATTGATGTAGTTATTACAGATATTAATATGCCCATAATGAATGGATTGGATATGATAACTGAGATAAAAAAAATATCTAATGTTGAAGTGGTAATTATGTCAGCTCATACAGAATCAGAATATATTGATAGATCAAAAGCATTAGGAGTGGAACACTACCTATTAAAACCTTTTGATTTTTTGAAATTTATAGATTTAGTAGTATCACTAGAAAAGAAGTAA
- a CDS encoding chemotaxis protein CheW: MAKEKLNTVNEYMTFELGHMQYAIELPKIREILTYPDIITTLPNTSKWVKGLINLRGEVVPILDVRIKFNTGAIEYNEHTAVIAVITDDKRMIGIVVDKVDDVQKLDLSHLAPVSDMGSAIPSKYLKGYVRLENNQMLVIMDVESVVSKEELQDS; this comes from the coding sequence ATGGCAAAAGAAAAACTTAATACGGTAAATGAATATATGACATTTGAGCTCGGGCATATGCAATATGCCATAGAGCTACCTAAGATAAGAGAAATTCTAACTTATCCTGATATTATTACAACTTTACCTAATACTAGCAAATGGGTTAAAGGTCTTATTAATCTTAGAGGTGAGGTTGTACCTATCCTTGATGTTAGAATCAAATTCAACACTGGTGCTATTGAATACAACGAACACACTGCTGTTATTGCTGTTATTACTGACGACAAAAGAATGATTGGTATTGTTGTGGACAAAGTTGATGATGTCCAAAAACTTGACCTTTCTCATCTCGCCCCTGTTAGCGACATGGGCTCTGCCATACCTTCTAAGTATCTTAAAGGTTATGTTAGACTTGAAAACAACCAAATGCTTGTCATTATGGATGTTGAAAGTGTTGTCAGCAAGGAAGAGTTACAAGACTCATGA
- a CDS encoding PAS domain-containing protein — MSKETILDDYAFLVSETDEKGIIRFANDDFCKIAEYSLDEMMGKPHNMVRHPDMPKAAFKDLWETVKKGNVWTGYVKNATKSGGYYWVYATVYPFESCDGSKGYMSCRRKASREEIDQHDKLYKDLKAKE, encoded by the coding sequence ATGTCAAAAGAAACAATACTCGATGATTATGCATTTTTGGTTAGTGAAACAGATGAAAAAGGGATAATAAGATTTGCAAATGATGATTTTTGTAAAATAGCTGAATATTCTCTTGATGAAATGATGGGAAAGCCTCATAATATGGTAAGACACCCTGATATGCCAAAGGCTGCTTTCAAAGATCTTTGGGAAACAGTAAAAAAAGGTAATGTTTGGACAGGCTATGTTAAAAATGCTACCAAAAGTGGTGGTTATTACTGGGTTTATGCAACTGTTTATCCTTTTGAAAGCTGTGATGGTAGCAAAGGTTATATGAGCTGTAGAAGAAAGGCTAGTCGTGAAGAAATTGATCAACATGACAAATTATACAAAGATTTAAAAGCTAAAGAGTAA
- a CDS encoding methyl-accepting chemotaxis protein — translation MSTGRSSISSKITKYIISIGIMFILFSLLVSVVLMNGVKDDVYQSTKNLMTEQVLAGQRAKFDVGISNAVTIAQNSDIINALTYNNRNLAINSLGNISKNMKDGTPFKNVQIHIHTADVKSFLRDWTPDKFGDELASFRHTINKVKETKKPLSGIEAGKAGLVIRGLAPIFNGSEYIGSIEFIQGFNSVVKDLEKEDVFALVLMDEKFTAGSFKQEEKVGNYLLSQNYINQSFVSHTKNINFASLLNHGQYIDKKYFYSYENIKDFQGENVGIYLLATPIEVVNNSIANSSKIVYSLMILMTVMVILMIGTIIFIINNSVIKGLNTFKKDFQQFLEFVSFKINKFTPTTNIPDDEIGDLIENLNKTAVEFDKNLKDDMRVMGEIVLVTDKVEQGIYKCLIHSDTKNPMIHTLKSTINKMISQISQNMNDLRNTLNHYTHDDFRSRVTIDNRIKDEMREILTSVNILGDALAKNAKLNMQNGQTLENNANSMAASVANVAQKANEQAASLEETAAAVEEITSITRNNADNAQKMATLGNTVKSAVSKGQGLATQTASSMDQINKEVNAINEAIAVIDQIAFQTNILSLNAAVEAATAGEAGKGFAVVAGEVRNLASRSAEAAKEIKAIVETATTKANEGKSISDEMIKGYEDLNTHISQTIKIIEDVSNASKEQMLGIEQINDAVTMLDRVTQENASEANNVASIANETLAMAETLVSDAKSKKF, via the coding sequence ATGAGTACTGGTAGAAGTTCAATTAGTAGTAAAATAACAAAATATATCATATCAATTGGTATTATGTTTATTTTGTTCAGTTTACTTGTTAGTGTAGTTTTGATGAATGGTGTCAAGGATGATGTTTACCAATCTACAAAAAATTTAATGACAGAACAAGTTCTTGCAGGTCAAAGGGCAAAATTTGATGTGGGTATTAGTAATGCAGTCACGATAGCACAAAATAGTGATATCATAAATGCTCTTACTTACAACAACAGAAATTTAGCTATAAATTCCTTAGGTAATATCTCTAAAAATATGAAAGATGGGACACCTTTTAAAAATGTCCAAATCCATATCCATACAGCAGATGTTAAATCATTTCTAAGAGATTGGACACCTGATAAATTTGGTGATGAACTTGCTTCATTTAGACACACTATAAATAAAGTAAAAGAGACTAAAAAACCACTAAGTGGTATTGAAGCTGGTAAAGCTGGACTGGTGATTAGAGGTTTGGCACCTATTTTCAATGGTAGTGAATATATTGGTTCAATAGAGTTTATTCAAGGATTTAATTCAGTTGTTAAAGACTTAGAAAAAGAAGATGTATTTGCTCTTGTATTAATGGATGAAAAGTTCACAGCAGGTAGCTTCAAACAAGAAGAAAAAGTTGGTAATTATTTATTAAGTCAAAACTATATAAATCAAAGTTTTGTATCTCATACAAAAAATATCAATTTTGCTTCACTACTTAACCACGGGCAGTATATTGATAAAAAATATTTTTACTCATATGAAAATATAAAAGATTTTCAAGGTGAAAATGTTGGTATTTATTTACTTGCAACTCCTATTGAAGTAGTAAACAACTCTATTGCAAATAGCTCAAAAATTGTATATTCATTAATGATACTTATGACTGTTATGGTTATTTTAATGATAGGAACTATTATTTTTATAATTAACAACAGTGTAATAAAAGGGCTAAATACATTCAAAAAAGATTTCCAACAATTCTTAGAATTTGTATCATTCAAAATCAATAAGTTCACACCTACTACAAATATTCCAGATGATGAAATTGGTGATTTGATTGAAAACCTCAATAAAACAGCAGTAGAATTTGATAAAAACTTAAAAGACGATATGAGAGTAATGGGAGAAATTGTTCTTGTTACTGATAAAGTAGAACAAGGTATTTATAAATGTTTAATTCATTCAGATACAAAAAATCCTATGATTCATACTTTAAAATCAACTATTAATAAAATGATATCTCAGATTTCTCAAAATATGAACGATTTAAGAAATACTCTTAATCATTACACCCATGATGACTTTAGATCAAGAGTAACTATTGATAATAGAATAAAAGATGAGATGAGAGAAATTTTGACAAGTGTAAATATTCTAGGTGATGCACTTGCAAAAAATGCAAAACTTAATATGCAAAATGGACAAACATTAGAGAACAATGCCAATTCAATGGCTGCATCAGTTGCTAATGTTGCACAAAAAGCAAACGAACAAGCTGCAAGTTTAGAAGAAACTGCTGCTGCTGTTGAGGAGATTACAAGTATTACAAGAAATAATGCTGATAATGCTCAAAAAATGGCAACACTTGGAAATACTGTAAAAAGTGCTGTGTCAAAAGGTCAAGGGTTAGCAACACAAACAGCAAGCTCTATGGATCAAATTAATAAAGAAGTAAATGCTATAAATGAAGCAATAGCAGTAATAGATCAAATAGCATTTCAAACTAATATCTTAAGTCTAAATGCTGCGGTTGAGGCTGCAACTGCAGGGGAAGCTGGAAAAGGATTTGCTGTTGTTGCTGGAGAGGTAAGAAATCTTGCTTCAAGAAGTGCTGAAGCTGCAAAAGAGATAAAAGCTATTGTTGAAACAGCAACGACAAAAGCAAATGAAGGTAAAAGTATTAGTGATGAAATGATAAAAGGGTATGAAGATCTAAATACTCATATTTCACAAACTATCAAAATAATAGAAGATGTAAGTAATGCTAGTAAAGAACAAATGCTTGGTATTGAACAAATAAATGATGCTGTAACAATGCTTGATCGTGTAACACAAGAAAATGCGAGTGAAGCAAATAATGTTGCTTCAATTGCAAATGAAACACTTGCTATGGCTGAAACATTAGTAAGCGATGCAAAAAGTAAGAAATTTTAA